A genomic segment from Thermococcus sp. encodes:
- the mtnA gene encoding S-methyl-5-thioribose-1-phosphate isomerase, with translation MEMKYKPEELTRLPRSVEYETGKVIMIDQRLLPGEFKTIELRTVNEVAEAIVTMKVRGAPAIGAAAAFGLALYADTTKAKTKDEFMEGFYSAYEGLKNTRPTAVNLFWALNRIKSLVEENAESPLEEIKEFIVNEARKIADEDVEANLRMGHYGAEVLPEGNILTHCNAGSLATVQLGTVGAVLRVMHHDGNLKLLWVDETRPVLQGARLSAWEYHYDGISLKLITDNMAGFVMQQGRVDAIIVGADRIVANGDFANKIGTYSLAVLAREHGIPFFTVAPLSTIDLSLRSGREIPIEERRPEEVLTCGGCKIAPDVDVYNPAFDVTPHKYLTGIITDQGVVWPPFERNLKKLFMG, from the coding sequence GTGGAGATGAAGTATAAACCAGAGGAACTCACGAGGCTTCCAAGGAGCGTTGAGTACGAGACGGGAAAGGTCATTATGATAGACCAGAGGCTCCTTCCAGGGGAGTTTAAGACGATAGAGCTGAGAACCGTCAATGAGGTCGCCGAGGCGATAGTCACGATGAAGGTTCGCGGTGCTCCTGCCATTGGAGCTGCAGCTGCCTTTGGCCTAGCCCTCTACGCGGACACGACAAAAGCCAAAACCAAGGACGAATTCATGGAGGGATTTTATTCAGCTTACGAGGGACTTAAGAACACTAGGCCAACCGCCGTGAACCTCTTCTGGGCGCTCAACAGGATTAAGAGCCTAGTGGAAGAAAATGCTGAAAGCCCGCTAGAAGAGATCAAGGAATTCATCGTGAACGAAGCCCGGAAAATAGCGGACGAGGACGTTGAGGCAAATCTGAGGATGGGTCACTACGGTGCTGAGGTTCTGCCCGAGGGAAACATCTTAACCCACTGCAACGCCGGGAGCCTTGCCACGGTTCAGCTTGGCACGGTTGGCGCTGTGCTCAGAGTCATGCACCACGATGGAAACCTCAAGCTCCTCTGGGTGGACGAGACAAGACCGGTTCTCCAGGGTGCCAGGCTTTCAGCTTGGGAGTACCACTACGACGGCATTTCCCTTAAGCTTATAACAGACAACATGGCCGGCTTTGTTATGCAACAGGGGAGGGTGGATGCTATAATAGTCGGGGCCGACAGGATTGTCGCCAACGGCGACTTCGCCAACAAGATAGGAACCTACAGTTTGGCAGTCCTCGCGAGGGAGCACGGAATTCCCTTCTTCACAGTAGCTCCGTTATCAACGATAGACCTCTCCCTCAGAAGTGGGAGGGAGATACCAATAGAGGAGCGCAGGCCGGAGGAAGTCCTCACTTGCGGCGGCTGTAAGATTGCTCCGGATGTAGACGTCTACAACCCAGCGTTCGACGTTACACCGCACAAGTATCTAACTGGGATAATCACGGATCAGGGTGTTGTGTGGCCGCCGTTCGAGAGGAACTTGAAGAAGCTGTTTATGGGGTAG
- a CDS encoding N-acetyltransferase, with protein sequence MFQKQKRHSELPPIRQTAEEFTVVDGESYLDEIFKSDMGISRSFSRFQLSHEEYEENYGRVIRGLLATGKHKFFVAVDKYGRYLGHVWVCLKIDTVDFVPSAYIYDIETLFPGIGIGSALIERAEEWARKMGTMKISLRVDVNNPARKWYSEKGYSERAIIMEKLL encoded by the coding sequence GTGTTTCAGAAACAGAAAAGGCACTCTGAGCTACCTCCAATCAGGCAGACCGCGGAAGAATTTACCGTCGTTGACGGCGAAAGCTACCTTGACGAGATATTTAAGAGCGACATGGGGATAAGCCGCTCATTCTCGCGCTTCCAGTTGAGCCATGAAGAATATGAGGAGAACTACGGTAGAGTAATCAGGGGACTCCTGGCCACCGGGAAGCACAAGTTCTTCGTGGCAGTGGACAAATACGGACGCTATCTCGGCCACGTGTGGGTCTGCCTGAAGATCGACACGGTGGACTTCGTCCCTTCTGCTTACATATATGACATCGAAACGCTCTTTCCGGGGATTGGGATAGGAAGTGCCCTCATTGAGCGGGCGGAGGAGTGGGCAAGGAAGATGGGTACCATGAAAATCTCCCTAAGGGTTGACGTTAACAACCCCGCGAGGAAGTGGTACTCCGAAAAGGGTTACTCAGAGAGGGCCATCATCATGGAGAAGCTGCTTTAA
- a CDS encoding DUF1611 domain-containing protein, translating to MEKALVLTEGRYLTTDGKTAHGLVRYSGRYKIAGLIDSTLAGRDAGEVLDGIRRGIPVYGTLEEALLENPDAKWLIIGVATPGGVLPSSYKKIVVKAIKSGLGVVNGLHHFLSDDPYLKRLARQSGVEIIDVRKIFYNLRIPFTGKIEDVKAAKVTVLGTDAAIGKRTTAIMLHEAFRNLGLKSEFIAMGQTGWMQGFKYCIVTDSIINDFVAGAIEDVFYRAWEEERPDVIVTHGEGSLLHPAFPGGFELISAGRPDFIVLQHAPGRVVFDDFPQYRIPPLENYIKVIELLSRKPPVAITINTQNLTKEEALEWAERIESETGILTRVPFYQGVEDISRLIASKAKELGEVRASEPAGAEVL from the coding sequence GTGGAAAAGGCTTTGGTGCTTACGGAGGGGCGTTATCTTACGACGGATGGAAAAACAGCGCACGGACTCGTGCGGTACTCGGGAAGGTATAAGATAGCAGGCCTGATAGACTCCACCTTGGCTGGACGGGACGCGGGGGAAGTGCTCGACGGGATAAGGAGGGGCATTCCCGTATACGGGACCCTCGAGGAGGCCCTCCTGGAGAACCCCGATGCGAAGTGGCTCATCATAGGCGTCGCCACACCGGGCGGTGTTCTTCCCTCGAGTTACAAGAAAATAGTGGTGAAGGCCATCAAGTCCGGGCTTGGAGTCGTCAACGGTCTCCACCACTTCCTCAGCGACGACCCCTACCTTAAGCGCCTCGCGAGACAGAGCGGGGTCGAGATAATCGACGTCAGGAAGATATTCTACAACCTCAGGATTCCCTTCACCGGGAAGATAGAGGACGTTAAAGCGGCTAAGGTTACCGTCCTCGGAACGGACGCGGCGATAGGGAAGAGAACGACCGCTATTATGCTCCACGAGGCCTTCAGGAACCTCGGCCTGAAGAGCGAGTTCATAGCCATGGGTCAGACCGGCTGGATGCAGGGCTTCAAGTACTGCATAGTCACGGACTCCATCATCAACGACTTCGTTGCGGGGGCCATTGAGGACGTCTTCTACCGCGCCTGGGAAGAGGAGAGACCCGACGTAATAGTCACCCACGGCGAGGGCTCGCTCCTTCATCCGGCGTTTCCAGGCGGCTTTGAGCTCATCAGTGCCGGCAGGCCCGACTTCATCGTCCTTCAACATGCACCGGGAAGAGTGGTCTTCGACGACTTCCCCCAGTATAGGATACCACCGCTTGAGAACTACATTAAAGTGATAGAGCTCCTCTCCCGGAAGCCCCCCGTGGCGATTACGATAAACACCCAGAACCTCACGAAGGAGGAGGCCCTCGAATGGGCCGAGAGGATAGAGAGCGAGACTGGAATCCTGACGCGCGTCCCGTTCTACCAGGGCGTCGAGGATATATCCAGACTGATAGCGAGCAAAGCGAAGGAACTTGGAGAGGTGAGGGCGAGTGAGCCTGCCGGAGCTGAAGTGCTTTGA
- a CDS encoding pyridoxal-phosphate dependent enzyme has protein sequence MEAEKNSDDDGGPLIRAPLLEEALGVEQIYIDYEGRNPTGTHKDRIARAHVEKAIREGYSAVTVGTCGNYGVSIAYYARLYGLKAFVFVPAGYTLERAGEMKALGAEVIPWPGTYEDAVRESRRFAMANGIYDANPGSHPEIDYAGYSSIAEDILREVKPDAVFVPVGNGTTLAGIWHGFRGKAKPRMVGVTTSLGNQLLWEFYGDSRREIAETPVNEPLVSETCFDLNEAMKALKESDGYVFGFADDTAMRCAELLRATTDLSVLSASALTVAGLIKFVRKFGIWRGNFVLVLTGGVHGGKGFGAYGGALSYDGWKNSARTRAVLGKV, from the coding sequence ATGGAGGCCGAAAAGAACTCCGATGATGATGGCGGCCCCCTCATAAGGGCCCCTCTCCTGGAGGAGGCCCTGGGGGTTGAGCAGATCTACATAGACTACGAGGGCAGAAACCCGACGGGAACCCACAAGGACAGAATCGCCAGAGCTCACGTGGAAAAAGCCATCAGGGAGGGCTATTCTGCCGTTACCGTGGGCACCTGCGGGAACTACGGTGTTTCCATCGCTTACTACGCACGGCTCTACGGCCTGAAGGCTTTCGTTTTTGTGCCGGCCGGCTACACCCTTGAACGGGCCGGCGAGATGAAGGCCCTCGGTGCGGAGGTGATCCCCTGGCCGGGGACGTATGAGGACGCCGTAAGGGAGAGCAGGCGCTTTGCGATGGCAAATGGCATCTACGACGCAAACCCAGGAAGTCATCCCGAGATCGATTATGCAGGCTATTCATCGATAGCAGAAGATATCCTCCGTGAAGTGAAGCCTGATGCGGTGTTCGTCCCCGTCGGGAACGGCACCACCCTAGCGGGAATCTGGCACGGCTTCCGCGGGAAGGCTAAGCCAAGGATGGTGGGTGTCACAACGTCCCTAGGCAACCAGCTCCTCTGGGAGTTCTACGGCGATTCGAGGAGGGAGATAGCGGAGACACCGGTCAACGAACCGCTCGTTTCTGAAACCTGCTTCGACCTCAACGAGGCGATGAAAGCCCTAAAAGAGTCCGACGGCTACGTCTTCGGCTTCGCCGACGATACTGCCATGAGATGCGCCGAGCTGCTCCGCGCTACGACAGACCTTTCGGTTTTGTCTGCCTCGGCCCTAACTGTTGCAGGCCTGATCAAGTTCGTTCGGAAGTTTGGGATCTGGAGGGGAAACTTCGTGTTGGTACTAACCGGAGGTGTCCACGGTGGAAAAGGCTTTGGTGCTTACGGAGGGGCGTTATCTTACGACGGATGGAAAAACAGCGCACGGACTCGTGCGGTACTCGGGAAGGTATAA
- a CDS encoding MFS transporter, whose amino-acid sequence MKHRPYPGRWFYSFVPFKISTGGAAPLIPLLTMNVGGGPAEVGVVNAIGSTASMLGGLFWGRLSDRLNRRKVFLLTGFLGTALTSILFALAKTVPQVMLVNALYTFFIAATIPVPILIITKAFRLEDWDYAIGRFNEIGGWAWVTGMVLGLMMAQFLNLRDIFVVLGIVGLFSLPWGVKTIKEVPLHIDRRVLGMYTGYVIEKFRYLPNMITHLPRFSSEGFGRLYLSTILFWIGAMFYFTQFPVLLKSRGLGATELYVMSIANSAVSAYMYTRVGLKLRKTGGYGALKRGLILRGASFLLLAVSTILEEDPFLVLAFVSYFIAGYTWSYISVSTSSIISHRAPPEKRGSLIGTYNLISSLGAIIGNLISGLIVEGLGFTLDFALASLMVFLALAPIFRER is encoded by the coding sequence ATGAAGCACAGGCCCTACCCGGGAAGGTGGTTCTATTCCTTCGTCCCGTTTAAGATTTCAACCGGCGGGGCCGCTCCGTTAATCCCACTCCTCACGATGAACGTAGGCGGTGGTCCGGCCGAGGTTGGTGTTGTGAACGCAATAGGAAGCACCGCCTCGATGCTCGGTGGCCTCTTCTGGGGCAGGCTAAGTGATAGATTGAATAGGAGAAAGGTCTTTCTCCTCACAGGATTTCTTGGCACGGCGTTAACATCCATCTTATTCGCCCTTGCAAAGACCGTTCCCCAGGTGATGCTTGTAAATGCACTTTACACGTTCTTCATAGCAGCCACCATACCCGTCCCAATTCTCATAATAACCAAGGCGTTTCGTCTTGAGGACTGGGACTACGCCATTGGAAGGTTCAACGAGATAGGCGGCTGGGCATGGGTTACGGGAATGGTTCTCGGGCTAATGATGGCCCAGTTCCTAAACTTGAGGGATATATTCGTGGTTCTGGGGATCGTCGGCTTGTTCTCCCTCCCATGGGGGGTAAAGACGATAAAAGAAGTCCCCCTGCACATTGACAGGCGGGTTCTTGGGATGTACACCGGATACGTCATTGAAAAGTTCAGGTATCTACCCAACATGATAACCCACCTGCCGAGGTTTTCCTCGGAGGGCTTTGGGAGGCTCTATCTTTCGACGATCCTTTTCTGGATTGGGGCCATGTTCTACTTCACCCAGTTTCCAGTTCTGTTGAAAAGCAGGGGGTTGGGTGCGACTGAGCTTTACGTCATGAGTATTGCAAACTCTGCGGTTTCAGCTTATATGTACACCCGCGTGGGATTAAAGCTGAGAAAGACGGGCGGTTACGGTGCGCTTAAGAGGGGTCTGATCTTAAGGGGAGCATCCTTTCTCCTGCTGGCGGTGTCAACAATCCTAGAAGAAGATCCTTTTCTTGTTCTGGCCTTTGTCTCATACTTCATAGCCGGATACACGTGGTCTTACATAAGCGTCTCAACGTCCTCAATAATATCCCATCGAGCACCGCCGGAAAAGCGTGGATCCTTGATAGGCACTTACAATCTCATCAGCTCTCTGGGTGCCATAATTGGCAATTTAATAAGCGGATTGATAGTTGAGGGGCTGGGGTTTACCTTAGACTTTGCACTCGCCTCACTGATGGTATTTCTGGCCCTGGCCCCCATCTTCCGCGAACGTTAA
- a CDS encoding iron-containing alcohol dehydrogenase → MFWLKTKIIEGEGSLETLSTEAKGHERVLILASGSMKRHGFLSEARDYAQDAGAEVLSVAGLPAEPSVETIEELLPKLREEFQPDLLVALGGGSVIDTAKALKVFYDAPELKFEEIAFIDRFSKPKPVPKLKTRLIAIPSTSGAGSEVSAASVLKRNGVKYNIVSPEIAPDAAILDPRLPRTMLTEVARNSGLDALVHGIEAYTTNVAGSFSDAMAIRAIKTVYRWLPLSIKGDEEARAKVHYAATMAGVAFLNARLGLAHAMSHKAAWMGPHGLLNAILIPYVMEFNADRSGYARKRYDEIARELGLKGWKELIKAVRELNERTGVPPLKELIDEETFIKRLDEMAEKAYHDGLVAFNPVEPKPSEIRELYLRAFYGE, encoded by the coding sequence ATGTTCTGGCTGAAGACGAAGATTATCGAAGGAGAGGGGAGTTTGGAGACCCTTTCCACAGAGGCCAAAGGCCATGAGCGGGTTCTCATACTCGCTTCAGGGTCAATGAAAAGGCATGGGTTTCTTAGCGAGGCGAGGGACTACGCGCAAGACGCAGGAGCAGAGGTGCTCTCTGTAGCGGGCCTTCCCGCGGAGCCTAGCGTCGAGACCATCGAGGAGTTACTGCCCAAGTTGAGGGAAGAATTCCAACCTGATCTACTCGTTGCCCTTGGGGGAGGGAGTGTCATAGACACAGCCAAGGCTCTCAAGGTCTTCTATGACGCTCCGGAGCTTAAATTCGAGGAGATAGCTTTCATTGACCGCTTTTCAAAGCCCAAACCTGTTCCCAAACTCAAAACCAGGCTCATCGCAATACCCTCGACGAGCGGTGCCGGAAGTGAGGTTTCAGCGGCGAGCGTGCTTAAGAGAAACGGAGTAAAATACAACATAGTAAGTCCGGAGATAGCGCCCGATGCGGCAATCCTTGACCCCCGCCTTCCAAGGACCATGCTCACCGAGGTAGCCCGGAACTCCGGTTTGGATGCCCTCGTCCACGGAATAGAGGCCTACACGACCAACGTCGCCGGCTCCTTCAGCGACGCAATGGCTATCCGGGCGATAAAGACCGTCTACAGGTGGCTCCCGCTCTCAATTAAGGGCGATGAAGAGGCGAGGGCAAAAGTTCATTACGCGGCCACGATGGCGGGAGTAGCGTTCCTGAACGCGCGCCTTGGGCTGGCCCATGCCATGAGCCACAAAGCGGCGTGGATGGGACCGCACGGGCTTTTAAACGCCATCCTGATCCCCTACGTGATGGAGTTCAACGCGGATAGGAGTGGCTACGCGAGGAAGCGTTATGATGAGATAGCGAGGGAACTCGGCCTGAAAGGCTGGAAAGAACTCATCAAAGCCGTGAGAGAGCTGAACGAAAGAACCGGAGTGCCTCCATTAAAAGAACTCATCGACGAGGAGACATTTATAAAAAGGCTGGATGAAATGGCGGAGAAGGCCTACCACGACGGGCTGGTTGCTTTCAACCCCGTGGAACCAAAGCCAAGTGAGATAAGAGAGCTTTACCTGAGGGCGTTTTACGGGGAGTAA
- a CDS encoding MFS transporter, protein MNVAKNGETYDLKYAKKAMLVVVILPLLVMYTEAMLTPALPTIQKEFMINPNDVSWILTIYLLVGTVSVALFGKLGDMYGKKKMFLIALAFYTTGVSLNGFAPSFQWLLVTRAVQGVGMAIFPLAFALVREEFPPEMVPQVQGMISAMFAVGMVIALPLGAWVTQNYGWRWTYHSAAPFAILMFFLAWKVLRESRYINPGKVDWIGALLLTVAVVPALVGVTRAPNIGWTARQTLVLFGVAVVGAILLVPWERKAENPLIPLDIISARNPVIVNIGIMFAAFGISMMSQADTYILQMKPPFGFGKTILQSGILMTPMAAVMLVVAPLAGKVMPKVGAKPLAMTGTLTASAGLVLLSKYATQLPLWEFVTLITIVGTGITLMNISLINVLVFSVSPRVMGVATGANSLFRNFGSTWGPAVAGTVMSTYYILFHPPGTPSFVQIKIPTSKAYEVLFGASAIIFLLLAILTLAIVEVMKGGKIKDVENKGEEEMAN, encoded by the coding sequence ATGAACGTCGCGAAGAACGGCGAGACCTATGACCTCAAATATGCGAAGAAGGCCATGCTGGTCGTTGTCATCCTTCCACTCCTCGTCATGTATACCGAGGCCATGCTCACCCCCGCTTTGCCTACCATCCAGAAGGAGTTCATGATAAATCCCAATGACGTGAGCTGGATTCTAACCATCTACCTCCTCGTCGGAACTGTTAGCGTCGCTCTCTTCGGAAAGCTCGGTGACATGTACGGCAAGAAGAAGATGTTCCTCATTGCACTGGCGTTTTACACAACGGGTGTTAGTCTAAATGGCTTTGCTCCGAGCTTTCAATGGCTTCTCGTGACGAGAGCAGTCCAGGGTGTGGGAATGGCGATCTTTCCCCTGGCCTTTGCCCTAGTCCGCGAGGAGTTTCCGCCTGAGATGGTGCCCCAGGTTCAGGGAATGATAAGTGCCATGTTTGCGGTGGGTATGGTCATAGCGCTCCCATTGGGAGCATGGGTTACCCAGAACTACGGATGGAGATGGACTTATCACTCCGCCGCCCCCTTTGCAATACTGATGTTCTTCTTAGCATGGAAGGTTCTCCGCGAGAGCCGCTACATCAACCCTGGAAAGGTTGATTGGATAGGTGCGTTGCTCCTGACGGTGGCGGTCGTTCCCGCCCTCGTTGGAGTTACCCGGGCACCGAACATCGGCTGGACCGCCCGGCAGACGTTGGTCCTCTTTGGGGTTGCGGTAGTTGGAGCGATCCTCCTCGTCCCTTGGGAGAGGAAGGCTGAGAATCCCCTCATACCCCTCGATATAATCTCCGCTAGGAACCCGGTCATAGTCAACATTGGAATAATGTTCGCGGCCTTCGGCATCTCGATGATGAGCCAAGCAGACACTTACATTCTCCAGATGAAGCCTCCCTTCGGCTTCGGCAAGACCATCCTTCAGAGCGGCATTTTGATGACCCCAATGGCCGCCGTGATGCTCGTCGTCGCGCCCCTCGCGGGTAAGGTAATGCCCAAGGTGGGGGCAAAGCCCCTTGCGATGACGGGTACCCTCACGGCCAGCGCGGGCCTTGTCCTCCTCTCCAAATACGCCACCCAGCTCCCCCTCTGGGAGTTTGTGACCCTCATAACCATCGTCGGGACAGGGATAACGCTGATGAACATCTCCCTCATCAATGTGCTGGTCTTTTCAGTATCGCCGAGGGTGATGGGAGTTGCAACCGGTGCCAACAGCCTCTTCAGGAACTTCGGTTCCACGTGGGGGCCGGCGGTAGCTGGAACGGTGATGAGCACTTATTATATCCTCTTCCACCCCCCAGGAACCCCGAGTTTTGTACAGATAAAGATACCAACCTCCAAGGCCTACGAGGTGCTCTTCGGAGCATCCGCTATAATCTTCCTCCTCCTGGCTATCCTAACCCTTGCCATCGTCGAGGTCATGAAGGGCGGAAAGATAAAGGACGTGGAGAACAAAGGGGAGGAAGAGATGGCCAATTGA
- a CDS encoding PIN domain-containing protein produces the protein MNIKRPIEEKEWRRLLKEFTGTEIILLDDVEPWVGDKLVIKIAGREELIKNSPGDWERLKQTTWKGFSGRCLMRILLDTNVLYSYLFETPLTEKATAILLRAEELYVSTMVLNELYYSSMRRKAGRIWHHILPKAQGIPFKEQIWAVLWRLQGDR, from the coding sequence ATGAACATCAAACGTCCTATTGAGGAGAAAGAATGGAGAAGATTGTTAAAGGAGTTTACAGGCACGGAGATTATACTGCTGGACGATGTTGAACCCTGGGTAGGGGACAAACTGGTAATCAAGATAGCCGGGAGAGAAGAGTTAATAAAAAACTCGCCGGGAGACTGGGAGAGGCTAAAGCAGACGACGTGGAAAGGTTTCTCGGGGAGATGCTTGATGAGGATTCTCCTTGACACGAACGTTCTCTACAGCTATCTCTTTGAGACACCACTCACTGAAAAAGCGACAGCGATTCTCCTGAGGGCAGAGGAGCTTTATGTAAGCACCATGGTCCTCAACGAGCTATATTACTCCTCCATGAGGAGAAAGGCCGGGAGAATTTGGCATCACATCTTACCGAAAGCTCAAGGAATTCCTTTCAAAGAGCAGATATGGGCCGTTCTATGGAGACTTCAAGGCGATAGATGA
- a CDS encoding PIN domain-containing protein — protein MDETLELLWIKVLPDSQDWGLVKRLMSKYGLLPNDATILGTCIGHGFDGLATFDEDYRKVQEVKLLP, from the coding sequence ATAGATGAAACTCTAGAACTTTTATGGATTAAGGTTCTTCCAGATTCGCAGGACTGGGGGCTTGTAAAGAGACTGATGTCCAAGTACGGCCTCCTTCCGAACGATGCAACTATACTAGGCACTTGCATAGGACACGGCTTCGATGGCCTTGCCACCTTTGATGAGGACTACCGGAAGGTTCAAGAAGTAAAACTACTTCCCTAA